The following coding sequences are from one Kosakonia sp. H02 window:
- a CDS encoding ABC transporter permease — translation MHSERAPLLLKIAAWGGVIFLHFPLLIIAIYAFNTEDAAFSFPPQGFTLRWFSVAAARGDILDAVTLSLQIAALATVIALILGTLAAMALWRSEFFGKNAISLLLLLPIALPGIITGLALLTAFKTVNLEPGFFTIVVGHATFCVVVVFNNVIARFRRTSWSLVEASMDLGADGWQTFRYVVLPNLGSALLAGGMLAFALSFDEIIVTTFTAGHERTLPLWLLNQLGRPRDVPVTNVVALLVMLVTTMPILGAWWLTRDTDR, via the coding sequence ATGCACTCTGAGCGCGCACCGTTATTACTCAAAATCGCCGCCTGGGGCGGGGTTATCTTTCTGCACTTTCCGCTTTTGATCATCGCTATTTATGCCTTCAACACCGAAGACGCCGCGTTCAGTTTCCCGCCGCAGGGCTTTACGCTGCGCTGGTTTAGCGTGGCGGCGGCGCGAGGCGACATCCTTGATGCCGTGACACTGTCACTGCAAATTGCCGCTCTGGCAACGGTTATCGCCCTGATCCTTGGCACGCTTGCTGCAATGGCGTTATGGCGCAGTGAGTTTTTCGGCAAGAACGCTATTTCGCTGTTGCTGTTATTGCCGATTGCGCTTCCGGGCATTATTACCGGCCTTGCGCTGTTGACCGCGTTCAAAACCGTCAACCTGGAACCCGGTTTTTTCACCATTGTCGTTGGACATGCCACGTTCTGCGTGGTGGTGGTGTTCAACAATGTGATTGCCCGGTTTCGCCGCACCTCATGGAGCCTGGTGGAAGCGTCGATGGATTTGGGCGCCGATGGCTGGCAAACCTTCCGTTATGTGGTGCTGCCGAATCTCGGTTCGGCGCTACTGGCGGGCGGCATGCTGGCGTTTGCGCTTTCGTTTGATGAAATTATTGTCACCACCTTTACCGCAGGTCATGAGCGCACGTTGCCGCTGTGGTTATTAAACCAGCTTGGTCGCCCGCGCGATGTGCCGGTGACCAACGTGGTCGCGCTGCTGGTGATGCTGGTAACGACCATGCCGATTCTGGGTGCCTGGTGGCTGACCCGTGATACCGACAGATAA
- a CDS encoding ABC transporter permease — protein MSLSGFFWRKPLFGLLLLLLGPLMWFGIVYLGSLLTLLWQGFYTFDDFTMSVTPDLTLANLYALFNPANYDIILRTLTMAIAVTVASAILAFPMAWYMARYAVGKWKAFFYIAVMLPMWASYIVKAYAWTLLLARDGVAQWFLTHLGLEPLLSAFLTLPVVGGSTLSTSGLGRFLVFVYIWLPFMILPVQAALERLPPSLLQASADLGAYPRQTFRYVVLPLAIPGVAAGSIFTFSLTLGDFIVPQLVGPPGYFIGNMVYSQQGAIGNIPMAAAFTLVPMVLIALYLAFVKRLGAFDAL, from the coding sequence ATGAGCCTGAGCGGTTTCTTCTGGCGTAAGCCACTGTTCGGGCTGCTGCTTTTGTTACTCGGCCCGCTGATGTGGTTCGGCATTGTCTACCTGGGTTCGCTGCTGACGCTGTTGTGGCAGGGTTTCTACACCTTCGATGATTTCACCATGTCGGTGACGCCCGATCTGACGCTGGCAAACCTGTATGCACTGTTCAACCCGGCGAATTACGACATCATTCTTCGCACCCTGACAATGGCGATTGCGGTGACGGTGGCGAGTGCCATTCTGGCTTTTCCGATGGCGTGGTATATGGCGCGCTATGCGGTGGGTAAATGGAAGGCTTTCTTTTATATCGCGGTGATGCTGCCAATGTGGGCGAGCTATATCGTCAAAGCCTATGCCTGGACCCTGTTGCTGGCGCGCGATGGCGTCGCCCAGTGGTTTTTAACGCATCTGGGGCTGGAGCCGCTGTTGTCCGCTTTTCTGACCTTACCTGTGGTCGGCGGAAGTACCTTGTCCACTTCCGGGCTGGGGCGTTTTCTGGTGTTCGTCTATATCTGGCTGCCGTTTATGATCCTGCCGGTTCAGGCCGCACTGGAGCGTTTGCCGCCATCGCTGTTACAGGCTTCGGCGGATTTAGGCGCGTATCCACGCCAGACATTCCGTTATGTGGTGTTGCCGCTGGCGATACCGGGTGTGGCGGCGGGGTCGATTTTCACCTTCTCGCTGACGCTGGGGGACTTTATCGTCCCGCAACTGGTTGGCCCGCCGGGCTATTTTATTGGCAACATGGTCTATTCGCAGCAGGGGGCGATTGGCAATATACCGATGGCCGCCGCGTTTACCCTTGTGCCGATGGTGTTGATTGCCCTTTATCTGGCGTTTGTGAAACGCCTGGGAGCGTTCGATGCACTCTGA
- the ydcS gene encoding putative ABC transporter substrate-binding protein YdcS, with translation MSKQFARSSLCALSLTIMTAHAAEPTDVGKGEGRLDIIAWPGYIERGQTDKQYDWVTPFEKETGCAVNVKTAATSDEMVSLMAKGGYDLVTASGDASLRLIMGKRVQPINTALIPNWNTLDEKLVKGAWFNVDGKVYGTPYQWGPNLLMYNTKTFPTPPDSWAVVFVQQNLPDGKSNKGRVQAYDGPIYIADAALYLKATQPQLGINDPYQLTEAQYQAVLKTLRDQHQLIHRYWHDTTVQMSDFKNEGVVASSAWPYQANALKGENQPIATVFPKEGVTGWADTTMLHAQAKHPNCAYKWMNWSLTPKVQGDVAAWFGSLPVVPQGCKASPLLGDKGCETNGYSFFDKIAFWKTPVAEGGKYVPYSRWTQDYIAIMGGR, from the coding sequence ATGAGCAAGCAATTTGCCCGCAGCAGCCTGTGCGCGCTGAGTCTGACAATAATGACCGCGCACGCCGCCGAGCCAACCGACGTGGGAAAAGGAGAAGGGCGGCTGGATATTATCGCCTGGCCGGGGTATATCGAACGCGGCCAGACCGATAAACAGTACGACTGGGTCACCCCGTTTGAAAAAGAGACTGGCTGCGCGGTGAACGTGAAAACCGCCGCCACCTCTGATGAGATGGTGAGCCTGATGGCAAAAGGCGGCTACGACCTGGTGACCGCCTCCGGTGATGCCTCCCTGCGCCTGATTATGGGCAAGCGCGTGCAGCCGATTAACACCGCGCTTATCCCGAACTGGAACACCCTCGATGAAAAACTGGTGAAAGGCGCATGGTTTAACGTCGACGGCAAAGTCTACGGCACGCCGTACCAGTGGGGGCCGAACCTGCTGATGTACAATACCAAGACGTTTCCGACCCCGCCGGATAGCTGGGCCGTGGTGTTTGTGCAACAAAACCTGCCGGATGGCAAAAGCAATAAAGGCCGCGTCCAGGCGTATGACGGGCCCATCTATATCGCCGATGCGGCGTTGTATTTAAAAGCCACGCAGCCGCAGCTCGGCATTAACGATCCTTATCAGCTTACCGAAGCGCAGTATCAGGCCGTGCTGAAAACCCTGCGCGATCAGCATCAGTTGATTCACCGTTACTGGCATGACACCACGGTGCAGATGAGCGACTTCAAAAACGAAGGCGTGGTCGCGTCCAGCGCCTGGCCGTACCAGGCGAATGCGTTGAAAGGCGAAAACCAGCCGATCGCTACCGTGTTCCCGAAAGAAGGGGTCACTGGCTGGGCCGATACCACCATGCTGCACGCGCAGGCCAAACACCCGAACTGCGCCTACAAGTGGATGAACTGGTCGCTGACGCCGAAAGTGCAGGGCGATGTCGCCGCCTGGTTTGGTTCATTACCGGTGGTGCCGCAAGGGTGTAAAGCCAGCCCGCTTTTGGGTGACAAAGGCTGTGAAACCAACGGCTACAGCTTCTTTGACAAGATAGCTTTCTGGAAAACGCCGGTTGCTGAAGGGGGCAAATATGTACCTTACAGCCGCTGGACGCAGGATTACATCGCCATTATGGGCGGCCGTTAA
- a CDS encoding ABC transporter ATP-binding protein: MTYAVEFLDVSRNYGDIRAVDGVTIAVNDGEFFSMLGPSGSGKTTCLRLIAGFEQLSGGAIRIFGREASELPPWQRDVNTVFQDYALFPHMSILDNVAYGLMVKGVDKKQRHARAREALEKVALGFVHTRKPSQLSGGQRQRVAIARALVNAPRVLLLDEPLGALDLKLREQMQLELKKLQQDLGITFIFVTHDQGEALSMSDRVAVFNNGKIEQIDTPRELYLRPRTPFVAGFVGTSNVFDAELASKLCGMNGIYSLRPEHIRLNAPGEIEVNAVVQAVQYQGAATRFELALEQGEKLLVSQANLSDALLPETLAPGQPVRVSWSRDAMVPLQGAG; encoded by the coding sequence ATGACCTATGCCGTTGAGTTTCTGGATGTTTCAAGAAATTATGGTGACATCCGCGCGGTTGACGGTGTAACCATCGCCGTTAACGACGGGGAATTTTTCTCCATGCTGGGGCCGTCCGGCTCCGGCAAAACCACCTGCCTGCGCCTTATCGCCGGGTTTGAGCAACTGAGCGGCGGGGCGATCCGCATTTTTGGCCGCGAGGCGAGCGAACTGCCGCCCTGGCAGCGCGACGTGAATACCGTCTTTCAGGATTATGCGCTGTTCCCGCATATGTCGATCCTCGATAACGTCGCCTACGGGTTGATGGTGAAAGGCGTCGATAAAAAACAGCGCCACGCCCGCGCTCGCGAAGCGCTGGAGAAAGTAGCGCTCGGTTTTGTCCATACCCGCAAACCTTCGCAACTTTCCGGCGGCCAGCGCCAGCGGGTGGCGATTGCCCGCGCGCTGGTTAATGCGCCACGGGTGTTATTGCTTGACGAACCGCTCGGCGCGCTGGATTTGAAACTGCGCGAGCAGATGCAACTGGAGCTGAAAAAGCTGCAACAGGATCTCGGCATCACCTTTATTTTTGTTACCCACGATCAGGGCGAAGCGCTGTCGATGTCCGATCGCGTGGCGGTGTTCAACAACGGCAAAATTGAGCAGATAGATACCCCGCGCGAACTCTATCTGCGCCCGCGAACGCCGTTTGTCGCGGGCTTTGTCGGCACGTCCAATGTGTTTGACGCCGAACTGGCGAGCAAACTCTGCGGCATGAACGGCATCTACTCGTTGCGCCCGGAACATATTCGCCTTAACGCACCGGGGGAAATTGAAGTGAATGCCGTGGTGCAGGCGGTGCAATACCAGGGCGCGGCGACGCGTTTCGAACTGGCGCTGGAACAGGGGGAGAAATTACTCGTCAGCCAGGCGAATCTCTCCGATGCGCTATTGCCAGAAACCCTCGCGCCAGGCCAGCCGGTGCGGGTGTCCTGGTCGCGGGACGCGATGGTGCCGTTACAAGGAGCAGGGTGA
- a CDS encoding PLP-dependent aminotransferase family protein, which produces MKKYQRLAQQISEQIELGVWRPGEKLPSLREQVASSGLSFMTVGHAYQLLESQGRVIARPQSGYFVTPTPGLPRAPAAQVMRDEAVDINTYIFDVLQASCDASVLPFGSAFPDPKLFPMPQLNRSLAKVSKSAAAMSVIENLPPGNNQLRHTIARRYARQGMNISPDEIVITAGALEALNLSLQAVTEPGDWVIIESPCFYGALQALERLKLKALSVPTDVKEGVDLDALAQVLADYPVKACWLMTNSQNPLGFTLSPEKKARLVELLAAHNVTLIEDDVYSELYYGREQPLPAKAWDKQDMTLHCSSFSKCLVAGFRVGWVAAGRHARRIQQLQLMSTLSTSSPLQLALVDYLSTHHYDAHLRRLRRQLAERKHLAWQALLRHLPPEVKIYRNESGYFLWLELPNGLDAGELSQLALAHHISIAPGKMFSTSDNWRSFFRFNCAWAWGEKEERAVIRLGELIRQMMQSSGH; this is translated from the coding sequence CGCGAACAGGTTGCCAGCAGCGGGCTGAGTTTTATGACTGTCGGCCACGCTTATCAGTTGCTGGAAAGCCAGGGGCGAGTGATTGCCCGGCCGCAATCGGGCTATTTTGTTACGCCCACGCCCGGTTTACCCCGCGCTCCGGCGGCGCAGGTCATGCGCGATGAAGCCGTCGATATCAATACCTATATTTTCGATGTATTGCAGGCAAGTTGTGACGCCTCGGTGCTGCCGTTTGGTTCGGCCTTTCCTGACCCGAAGCTGTTTCCGATGCCGCAGCTTAACCGGTCGCTGGCGAAAGTAAGCAAAAGCGCGGCGGCGATGAGCGTGATTGAAAACCTGCCGCCGGGCAACAACCAGTTACGCCACACCATTGCCCGGCGCTACGCCCGCCAGGGCATGAATATTTCACCCGATGAAATCGTCATTACCGCAGGCGCACTGGAAGCGTTGAATCTGAGTTTGCAGGCGGTGACTGAACCGGGCGACTGGGTGATTATTGAAAGCCCCTGTTTCTACGGCGCGTTACAGGCACTCGAACGGTTAAAACTGAAAGCGCTGTCGGTGCCAACGGATGTGAAAGAGGGTGTCGATCTCGATGCGCTGGCGCAGGTACTGGCGGACTATCCGGTGAAAGCCTGCTGGCTGATGACCAACAGCCAGAACCCGCTCGGCTTCACCTTAAGCCCAGAAAAGAAAGCCCGGCTGGTTGAACTGCTGGCGGCGCATAATGTCACGCTGATTGAAGATGATGTTTACAGCGAGTTGTATTACGGGCGCGAACAGCCGCTGCCGGCCAAAGCCTGGGATAAACAGGATATGACGCTGCACTGTTCGTCATTTTCCAAATGCCTGGTCGCCGGGTTTCGCGTCGGCTGGGTTGCCGCCGGTCGCCATGCGCGGCGCATTCAGCAGTTACAACTGATGAGCACCTTATCGACCAGTTCACCCTTGCAACTGGCGCTGGTCGATTATCTCTCCACCCACCATTACGACGCCCATTTGCGCCGCCTGCGCCGCCAGCTTGCCGAGCGTAAACACCTGGCCTGGCAGGCGCTGTTACGCCATCTGCCACCGGAGGTGAAAATTTACCGTAACGAAAGCGGCTATTTTTTATGGCTGGAATTACCCAATGGGCTGGATGCCGGCGAGCTGAGCCAGCTTGCGCTGGCGCACCATATCAGCATCGCGCCGGGCAAAATGTTTTCCACCTCCGATAACTGGCGGTCCTTTTTCCGCTTTAACTGCGCGTGGGCGTGGGGTGAAAAAGAGGAGCGTGCCGTGATCCGCCTCGGCGAGCTAATTCGCCAGATGATGCAATCCTCCGGTCATTAA